The Papaver somniferum cultivar HN1 chromosome 6, ASM357369v1, whole genome shotgun sequence genome segment ATGTATATTTGAAGGCCATGTAAAGGATCTCCTGTGTAGCCCATATCTTCTAGCCCAGCTTCATGAATTAAATCGATGCAATAAGAATCTCGAGAAGAAGTATTAGAATAAGAAGTATGAGAAGAAGTACTGCCAATCGATTGCCTGCTTTCATTTGGAAAAACCATATTTAAGTCGCCAATAATAACCCATGGATATTGGATAGTTCGACTCAAATCCTTGATGTAAGTCCATTGTCTCTCCTTTTGATTTGGGTATGGTGATCCATACATGCAGATAAGAATCCATTCAGGTTTACTTGGGTCATCCTGCACTACACAATTTATTATCCAAGTTTCTGAATTTACAATGCGAAAATGAAACCCATCTTTCCACATAAGTATTAGTCTTCCAGCAAGTCCTCTAGAAGGAATGAGTTTATGGTTTGGGAACTTATAGCTTCTAATGAATCTATTCGTTTTATCTACTCCTATTTTGGCTTCAGAAATGAAAATAATGTTAGGATCATATTTATACATTAGATCTCTTAAATGATCCTAGCTTTATTCTTGGCAAAACGTTGACAATTCCAGGCTAAAATTCTCATGATTATGTAAGGTTGATAAATATGCACAAAAGTAACTAAACGGAGATAGTTGAAGACTGACAGGCAGAAACAGTTTGTACGGTGGACCGGTGGGATAAACAATATTCCACTTTGTTCTTAGCTAGAATTGAGTCTGGATTGTTCTTGACTATTAATGGTGGGCCATCCACCAGTGTCATGCTCACGTAACAAACTGTTAGTTTTTTTGACTTTTTTTGCCCAGAGGTGGCAGCGGGAACTAAGAGCGCCTTTTATATATCTGCTCTTTTGCCCgtcggaaaaaaaagaaaagaaaaggaactgGAATTGATAATTAAACGGAAAACCAGCGGATTTGTGAACTGACCGGCCAAATCAGTTACCAACTCGGCCAGTTCATAATCCCAAAATCCCAACAAATATGGAAGGTTGCCTTGAACAGCATCGAAATTTCAAAGCCGACAAAGTGCGGTTTGGTTTCTGGTTTTTCCCAAAATGGGACCAGACAGACCGTTGTTCACCCCTAGAACTTCAGAATGAGTTTCATGAGGAGATACAGCATCCATGAACTCTGCATCAGATTCAAGTGCACTAATTGATTGAGGCGGAAGACAAATCTCAAGCATCACACTCCTTATCCCTGTCAGACCACGATATGCTGTCACCTTCCCGTCGAATTTATTAGCAGATCCACTACGTGCAGCCACTGCCATTCCCAGTCCAAAATCACAACCATACACGTCAAATTTAGGTGAACCTCCCATCATTACACTAGCCGCATCTAACGAAGGCCCCATCTGGAGTATATATGGTTTCTTCATCCATTCCTCTCTCGATACTCGGATTTTCTCATCAGTATACTCCTCTACAGCCTCGTGCAAAAGCATGGCTTCCCATCCAATACCATGCTCTAATAGCTCCCCAACAGTTGTAGTCCCACAAACTGTTCGAGCGGAATACCAAAGTAGTTCTCAGAAATAGGTGGGTTCAATCTCAATCTATTATCACTTACCAACCTGCATTCTGTTTTTCTATCAGAAGTTAAATGGCGTGCCCTTGTTATTGACCTCCATACAAAAGAAGAGATTACAGTATTTTTTTATGCCACATTCTTCATTGGATTTAGCTTTGAGTTTCGCCAATGATTCTTCAGTGAAATGAAACATTCTTTCTCTGAGAAGTGGTCGTTCATATCGTTCGATAAATTCTTTATGATGAGAGAATGGAAGGTTGATGAGGGTTGGATCTTCCATAAACCAGCGTTTAGTTATAGGTAGGCTAGAAATACTGCACTCAATATGTTGATCAACTGCTTCTTTGCTAGCTTTTCTTAGCTTCCTATTGGTTTCTGCCAACGCATTGAAGAGTTTCCAGAAAGAAGTCCCGTCACCTATAACATGGTTAAAACTGCAGCCCACAAAAATGCCATCCAATAACTCTGTCACCTGTACCCCTAACAAAGGTTTGGTGTGTCCATCATGGCAATTGACTCCCTCAAGAGCAAAAAATGATTGGATGATTTGGGGTACATCAACCGGGGTAAGGATATCCATCATACGAGCTCATCTCCTCCAGAGTCATTGTTGCAGTCTACGAAAATTCCATAAAATGGTGGATTGTCTTGTTGTTTTGTCACCACACGACCTGATAGAGGGTAGAATTGAGTTCATGTGATAGACATGGAATGTTTAAGTTGATCAATGAAGGTAACGTTTGGGTTTGGATCTTCCATTGAAGGTGTGGGTTTCCGATGAAGAAGACCGATTTGAATGTAATGTAAATTGAAAAGGGGTAGATCCCATGGAGTTAAATAGTGTGCTTTTTTTGATTCTTCTAAGACTTGGTGAGGTTTGATGGTGCATTTTGAGATCTGCCGAACAACAGTTTTACTAGTTTGTTGATTCATTTGGTTTAATAGTTTTGAGATATGTTGGTCTAGTAAGACATGCTCTTTTTTATACacctaaaatgaaataaaattaatTGCTTGAAAGGAAAACTATAACCAAGAATTTATACCCCTCTAAATGAAAaaccgtgcatttcatttatagagaataaatatttataaataagtctttggaaATGTAACGAAGTTAAACCAGATTTTGTAGGACACGGTACGTGCACGTTATTGTACCACACGAACAAGCAAATCCAGTCTCCAGACCTCAAAAGACAAATTTAAAATCAAGGCAACAACCCATAAGGAACTTAGCTAAGAAcattgtaggtgtaaataatctaCACATCCAGGTGGAGCAATCCTGGGGAACGAAGCATCGACAACAGATGAAGTGTGAAGCACCAAATCATCTTACCCGGCCTTGGCGTGAGAAAAGAGACACCAAGGAAACCCGTGAAGTCAATACATGTAAAGGTCGGAGGTGACTGAAGAAATAGGCATCGAATACAAGAGCAATAAATGCACTGACGAAGTAGTTGAGAAGATAAGGAGAATCTGGTCAAAGTAAGACTCGGCTAAGAACATCAAGTGCGACATCGTCTACACTCACTAAGTAATCTACATCGAATGGATGGACGTCGGGAAAAGACATCACTGAGTTTGGTCCTACACCTCAGATGAGACATCACCAGCCACCCGAGAAGGACATCAAGGAAGATGTACCGCGACACacactgtaacttggatgtatcatcacttgtagctataaatagagagctatgtAGAGAGCTAGGGAGGCAAGTAACCAGTGAGGGAAGAGAGAATACAAAGAGCTTGTAGTGAGAAAAGAGAGCTTGCTAGTGATTCATATCTCTTGTAACCTTGAAATCGAGTAATaggatcatcctttcacccccgtggacgtaggtaatcataccgaaccacatatatcttgtgttcttgtgcATCCCTTGCTTGTTAACTTcatggtgtgtgtgtgtgtgtgtgtttatgTTTCTTGGATGTAGAAGTAGGGTTTTCCGcatctacattctggcgccgactaaggggagcGTGTAACATCATTTGATACCTTGCATCAAAACCATCAAAGAGATATTCAAAAGCTCCTAAAACATCTTTGGATGTTAGTTGACGCTAAGTGAAAGACTCTTGTGATTATAAGTTGATAGTTGAGTCTTTTAAAACCGTTTTTTCTTCAAGCTCGGgtcttttacattttttttatctaGTCTTTGTAAAGCTTGCAGAGTTCTCATTTTGAGTCGAAAAGTTATGTCAATGGTCTGAACTGTTTTGTTCCTGTTAAACAAAACTTTGGTCGCCTGTCGAACAAAATTCTTCTTATCTTACGACCTTGAGTCAAAGAAACTTGTGATTGGTTTTgctttgaaaatattttctttacatcATAACCTTTTGAAATAGTTAAGATCTCAGGTTTGAGTTATGGTCGACCGTGTTTCCTTCTATGGCTAAGACGAGTTGTTAGAAAACTTCGAAGCTCCCAAAAAGATCATCTTTGATGCTTGGTTGAAGCTAGAACGAAACTTCATCTCACTGGTCATATTTCGTCGTGGGTTAATTAAACACAACAGTAGCAGCGGAAAAATCAACTCACAATCATTGAGTTAGGGTTTTCCAAAGCTATGGATAGAAAGGGTATGGTGAGTACTTCGATGACAGTCTTATCCGGATCCCATAACAAGAGCCTTACAGCTCCGTTGGAAAACCAAAAGGTCGACAAACCTTGTTTTGGGAACTTGTGTAGCTGAGACACCGGCAAAGCGATTGACAGAAGTCATCATTACAAACCCTGGACAAGAAAGAAATTTTCCAATCAAGCGTACGGATGATTAATGATTTCTGGCATAAAGAATGTTAGGACAAATAATGATTAATGCATGGGAAAAGTACCGAAAACGACTTAGCAAAATAACATTTCAAAAGGTCGTCTTATCAGTCAAAATCACTTGGTTTGCTGAGTTCAACATGTTGAAGTAAAAAGGGATCGTACTTGTTTGAACTTTTTCCTTTTCTGAAATTCATAACTGCTATACTTCATCCTTAACCTTTTCGAAAACAGTCCAAAGTGAGGTGTTGTTTATTTTTCTGACGTAGGTAGGGGAGGGAGAGCTGAAGGGTATCAATCATACCCGAGCCGATGTAAAGTACTTCCGGGACGGGCAGGATTCTGAGGAATCGAACGGTAGCAGGAACTAGCACGCATGAAGGAGTAACAGGCTCTCGACAAAACAGTCGACAACATCATCGGGAAGAATCCCAGGTACCGGGTGGAGGCATGGAAACTGTCGATGAGGAAGTCGACCTAAGCCGAGACGATTATCCTTCCCCGAGAAGATTAAGGATCAACCCAAGCCAAATGAGACTAGAGGACATGAGAGACAAAATGACTGCATCGGACACAAAAGATGACGAGGAAGCGCAAATGATGTGAGAGGAACGTAGACGAGCAAGGCAACGCGCAGAATACCGATTTGCCTTGGAACAAGAAGGCGAGAGGCTTAGAGGGGTGCACCTAGAGATGGTAAATCCCACCAAAGACATCCCACCAATAACAACTGCTCCCACTGTAGTTCCTACTGTGGCACCACCGGTTCCACCACCCAACATGGTAGGGAACCATGTAAATGGTCATTATGGTCACAAGAGTACCGACCCGACATTTCTAGAAATCCTGGCCAACTAGAGAAGGCAGGAAGACATAATGAGGGAATTGCAGAGAAGAAATATGGCACTAGAGTATGAAAACTATCAACTTCGAGACCAGAGGTCTGGGTCACGAGGGTCATCGAGACGAGGAACTTCCAAAATCCATACCCGATCAAGGCAAACCCGAACTCCACCCCTTGTCTGAGGGCGCATACCTGGCCCTAACCGTACGAGAAGCGGGTACGGTCCTTCCGAGAACTATTCAACTGACAAGAAAGTGCATAATGGGAGACCAGAGGCGGCGACTTAGGCCAAACTCAAACATCTTGAGGATATGGTCAAGAAATTGGCTCGAGGTGGCGAGGACGATAAGCTGGCAGAAGTGATTAGCGAAGCGCAGAAAACTCCATTCACCAAGGAGCTTGAGCGAGCTCCGTTCCCCCTTAAATGTACACTCCCAACTTTTCCTTCCAGGTTTGATGGCACTGGCGACGCAGGGGAACATATCAAGATGTATAGCATGTCCCTATTGCAATGGAAGAACTATGACGTGGTTATGTGCAAGTTTTTTCCGGCAAGTCTGGAAGGAGAGGCAAAGAACTGGTTCTATACTTTGCCCGATGAGTCCATTGGAAACTATGGCGTCCTAGTGGAAACATTTCTTGAAacctatatgcataacaacattgctCGCCCAAGGGTAAATAAGTAATTCACACTGGCACGAACGTCCAGGGAACCCTTAAGATCTCTAACTGATAGATGAAGGAAGCTATGTACCGATATCGTAAAGGTCCCTGTCGATCAACAGATCTTCGGGTTTGAAAACTCATTAGGAAGATCCGACACTATTTGGATAGCAATGTACACCGATAAACCACAAACGTTAATGGAGATGAGGAAGATGCAAGAGCATTACATCGCATTAGAGGAGATACAAGAGGGGGCACATGATAGAGGAGTACAAGAAGCCAGTGCGGCGGTGGAGCCTGTCCCTCAGGGAGATCCACAACGATCAGAGAAAAGGCTGATGGCACCACATCAAGTCTCGGGAAAGAAAGAATGGGTCGAGAAGGGAAAGAAGCCTCGCCACGAACCAAGAACTTACACACCTCTAAACGCACCATTGGAAGTAATATTCAAGGAAGTAGAAAATAGAAGCGACATTAGATACCCCAAGACTAGGGGCTTCCAATTTGACGAGACAAGAAATCATCCCGAGTTCTGCCATTACCGTCAGTACCGAGGCCACTCGACTAACAATTATCGAGAGGTAAAAGATATCATCCAACATCTTCTCTGAGATGGGTACTTGCGAGACTTTTTTAAGACAACGCCGACACCTACCCAACCCGACGTACCAGTGCACCAAGTGAGGATCGATCGCGGAACTCAGATTATTTGTAATACCATCTCGCACTCGGCAACTCAAGGGTTCGACCAGGGGCCAACATTACTTCTAGAACCCACAAGAGGTATCGAGCAGGAAAAGAGATCTTCAGTATGGAAAAAACCTTACCTATGGAACCTTGGATGATGCAATCGATCACCTTCTCAGCAAAGTATGTTCCCTCGAATGGCCAAGCACATGGAGATCCCCTAGTGATCACCTTGCTCATCGAGGAATGGGGAGTCAAAATAATACTGATGGACAGTGGGAGATCAGTTGAGGTCCTCTTTTACGACACGTTTAAAAGAATGGAGTTGTCTGATGACATTTTAATCCCTTCAACTTATCGAATTTACGTCTTCAATGGTACAGTGATTATACCAAAGGGAGAAGTCACTCTCATAGTCTCGGATGGAGAGGGATACTTGGACACGCTTACCACCTTCTGTGTGGTAGATGTCGTATCT includes the following:
- the LOC113290591 gene encoding uncharacterized protein LOC113290591, with product MVKKLARGGEDDKLAEVISEAQKTPFTKELERAPFPLKCTLPTFPSRFDGTGDAGEHIKMYSMSLLQWKNYDVVMCKFFPASLEGEAKNWFYTLPDESIGNYGVLVETFLETYMHNNIARPRIFGFENSLGRSDTIWIAMYTDKPQTLMEMRKMQEHYIALEEIQEGAHDRGVQEASAAVEPVPQGDPQRSEKRLMAPHQVSGKKEWVEKGKKPRHEPRTYTPLNAPLEVIFKEVENRSDIRYPKTRGFQFDETRNHPEFCHYRQYRGHSTNNYREVKDIIQHLL
- the LOC113290590 gene encoding protein ENHANCED PSEUDOMONAS SUSCEPTIBILTY 1-like — protein: MDILTPVDVPQIIQSFFALEGVNCHDGHTKPLLGVQVTELLDGIFVGCSFNHVIGDGTSFWKLFNALAETNRKLRKASKEAVDQHIECSISSLPITKRWFMEDPTLINLPFSHHKEFIERYERPLLRERMFHFTEESLAKLKAKSNEECGIKKYFCGTTTVGELLEHGIGWEAMLLHEAVEEYTDEKIRVSREEWMKKPYILQMGPSLDAASVMMGGSPKFDVYGCDFGLGMAVAARSGSANKFDGKVTAYRGLTGIRSVMLEICLPPQSISALESDAEFMDAVSPHETHSEVLGVNNVQDDPSKPEWILICMYGSPYPNQKERQWTYIKDLSRTIQYPWVIIGDLNMVFPNESRQSIGSTSSHTSYSNTSSRDSYCIDLIHEAGLEDMGYTGDPLHGLQIYMVLV